The following proteins are co-located in the Candidatus Methanogranum gryphiswaldense genome:
- a CDS encoding methyltransferase domain-containing protein — protein MYLTYYFDLLGECKNMPAAEAMRCIEAECEEYHIIKSGPGYLIASFDSECLDSIADRISLTHSIGRYLGACTPGDTSEIEKIELPEGSFAVRGKRFEGLMKDVDSQKLTRDVGKVLSKHNDVNLKEPDIIVRMNMSDSINLFIEEKTIDKNLLEKRKVGERPFFSPISLHPKYARALVNLTGVKRGGVVLDPFCGTGGILIEAAEMGMKTIASDFDEEMIIGCQENMNFYGLKLDDFAVADIGDIPELFDGINAVATDPPYGRSTKTGGENIDQIYSRALKTIPRVLEPDSRAGVVLPHQISCDTMTLETTFEQFVHGSLSRYYHIFHTHQ, from the coding sequence GTGTATCTCACATATTACTTCGACCTGCTCGGTGAATGTAAAAACATGCCCGCAGCTGAGGCAATGCGGTGCATAGAAGCCGAATGTGAAGAATACCATATAATAAAGAGCGGTCCGGGATACCTCATAGCCTCATTCGACTCTGAATGTCTTGATTCAATCGCGGACCGCATATCACTTACCCACAGTATCGGTAGATATTTGGGGGCATGTACTCCTGGAGATACATCTGAAATAGAAAAGATCGAATTGCCAGAAGGAAGTTTTGCCGTACGTGGAAAAAGATTTGAAGGCCTAATGAAAGACGTAGACTCCCAAAAACTCACAAGAGATGTTGGTAAGGTCCTTTCGAAACATAATGACGTTAATCTAAAAGAGCCAGACATAATCGTTCGTATGAATATGAGTGATAGCATCAATCTGTTCATTGAAGAGAAAACCATAGACAAAAATCTTCTTGAAAAGAGAAAGGTCGGAGAAAGGCCGTTTTTTTCCCCTATTTCCTTACATCCCAAATATGCCAGGGCCCTCGTCAATCTCACAGGAGTGAAAAGAGGAGGGGTCGTTCTTGACCCCTTCTGTGGCACTGGCGGAATTTTAATAGAAGCTGCAGAAATGGGCATGAAAACGATCGCATCCGATTTTGATGAGGAAATGATCATCGGATGCCAGGAAAATATGAATTTCTACGGCTTGAAGCTTGATGATTTTGCCGTTGCAGATATTGGAGATATTCCTGAACTCTTTGACGGGATAAATGCTGTCGCCACCGACCCTCCTTATGGAAGAAGCACCAAAACTGGCGGAGAAAACATAGATCAAATATATTCTCGTGCCCTGAAGACAATACCTAGGGTACTTGAACCAGATTCTAGAGCTGGTGTTGTATTACCTCATCAAATCTCGTGTGATACTATGACATTGGAAACAACATTCGAACAATTTGTTCACGGATCCCTATCCAGATATTACCACATTTTTCACACGCATCAATAA
- a CDS encoding UbiA family prenyltransferase, which yields MNKYLRLFRLGNGIMGILGVIIGAFIAVGTNIGDHLVSLIISCFIVIAFIAGGNSLNDYIDREVDKIGHPDRPLPMGQIPPKNALYCGIGGLTIACILSLLMGSLEISVIVLAASIFMIAYELGLKQRGFMGNITIAVLTGMVFLFGGAVVGNIQGNLVIAAMAMLVSIGREIAKDIEDMKSDEGQRNTLPMKIGVKKASILAAIFYIAGPVLSIYPFFADMFNVLYCLVFVADAMFIYCAWLLFSDAHKSQKMAKFAMLVALVAFILGVIQ from the coding sequence ATGAACAAGTACCTCCGTCTATTTAGGCTGGGTAACGGCATCATGGGGATTCTTGGTGTCATCATCGGAGCTTTCATAGCCGTTGGCACAAACATCGGAGACCATCTGGTAAGTCTAATAATTTCTTGTTTTATCGTCATCGCGTTCATAGCAGGAGGTAATTCCTTGAATGATTACATCGACCGTGAGGTCGATAAGATAGGACACCCCGACCGCCCTTTACCGATGGGACAAATACCTCCTAAAAATGCATTGTATTGTGGAATCGGCGGTCTAACGATTGCGTGTATTCTTTCTCTACTGATGGGCTCTCTGGAGATCTCTGTTATTGTTCTCGCCGCGTCCATATTCATGATCGCATATGAGCTGGGATTAAAACAACGTGGCTTCATGGGTAACATCACGATTGCTGTATTGACTGGAATGGTATTTTTGTTCGGTGGCGCAGTTGTTGGTAATATTCAAGGCAACCTCGTGATCGCTGCCATGGCAATGCTTGTCAGTATCGGTCGTGAGATCGCGAAGGATATTGAAGACATGAAATCTGATGAAGGTCAAAGGAATACTTTGCCTATGAAGATAGGAGTGAAAAAAGCTTCTATCCTCGCTGCGATCTTTTACATTGCTGGTCCAGTATTAAGTATCTATCCATTCTTTGCAGATATGTTCAACGTGCTATATTGCCTAGTATTCGTGGCAGATGCAATGTTTATATATTGTGCATGGTTACTTTTCAGTGACGCACATAAGAGTCAAAAGATGGCAAAATTTGCCATGCTGGTTGCCTTGGTCGCGTTCATATTGGGTGTTATCCAATGA